Proteins encoded within one genomic window of Ranitomeya variabilis isolate aRanVar5 chromosome 4, aRanVar5.hap1, whole genome shotgun sequence:
- the LOC143768966 gene encoding uncharacterized protein LOC143768966: MPNPAPCLFICTLPAQCQQLAADTALCGDTTPNIWARSLYGTSHSNSTWYLGLQRYRRLHLPVAIIYALYMVKPSPTGLPYPILPKRVVQSCRILSTHCYCQQPRYTILEIYNL; this comes from the exons ATGCCGAATCCCGCCCCGTGTCTATTTATATGTACCCTTCCTGCACAATGCCAgcaactagcggcggacaccgcgttgtgtGGCGATACAACTCCTAACATATGG GCACGCTCCCTTTATGGTACGTCCCACTCCAATTCCACATGGTACTTGGGATTGCAGCGTTATAG ACGCTTACATCTTCCTGTGGCTATAATATATGCACTATATATGGTAAAGCCTTCACCCACTGG GCTACCGTATCCTATTTTACCCAAAAGAGTTGTACAATCCTGCCGCATATTATCTACACATTGTTACTGCCAACAG CCACGCTATACCATATTGGAAATCTACAACCTATAA